In Niveispirillum cyanobacteriorum, the following proteins share a genomic window:
- a CDS encoding CRTAC1 family protein: MFIECSNLIAGNLPALSYGVAVADVDGDGQDEIIVAGYGGPNRVLKWGGQGLVDIAPPLLADAGRRAIGLACGDIDGDGREEIYILNSDGFSGPKQVSDRLLACFGDRWIDLFSLQENFAAANRFAGRSVAVIDRVGIGRYGFIVANYGGPMRLYEMGARGRIVDVADEVGLDALTGGRSLLAAPILGDRPDIFAGNEIGPNLFFRNQGDGTFIEMAETLGLSDAVLPARGVALVQGDGLFDFMLANWEAPHRLYQQQAGGSFADLAPPDLARPSRARTVIAADFDNDGYEEIFINNMGEPNRLFGWRDDRWTAIDIGDAALPAGFGTGAAVADLDGDGQLELLVAHGEQAPQPLSLFIGEPRGNHWLRVRPLTLAGAPARGAVVRLWAGDRMQMRAICAGSGYLCQMEPVAHFGLGKLEAVERVEVRWPDGAVQRIEGPGICQTLVIPHPGR, from the coding sequence ATGTTCATCGAATGCTCCAACCTGATCGCCGGCAATCTGCCCGCCCTGTCCTATGGTGTGGCCGTGGCCGATGTCGATGGCGATGGGCAGGATGAAATCATCGTCGCCGGCTATGGCGGCCCCAACCGCGTGCTGAAATGGGGTGGGCAGGGCTTGGTGGATATCGCCCCGCCGCTGCTGGCCGATGCGGGGCGGCGGGCCATCGGTCTGGCCTGTGGCGATATCGACGGCGACGGGCGGGAGGAAATCTACATCCTGAACAGCGACGGGTTTTCAGGACCCAAGCAGGTGTCCGACCGGCTGCTGGCCTGTTTTGGGGACCGCTGGATCGACCTGTTCTCCTTGCAGGAGAATTTCGCCGCCGCCAACCGTTTCGCGGGCCGGTCGGTTGCGGTGATTGATCGGGTCGGCATTGGTCGTTACGGCTTCATCGTTGCCAATTATGGCGGCCCGATGCGCCTTTATGAAATGGGTGCACGCGGTCGCATCGTCGATGTCGCGGATGAAGTGGGGTTGGACGCGCTGACGGGCGGGCGCTCCCTGCTGGCCGCCCCCATCCTGGGCGACCGTCCCGATATTTTCGCAGGCAATGAGATCGGACCCAACCTGTTCTTCCGCAATCAGGGTGACGGCACCTTCATTGAAATGGCGGAGACGCTGGGCCTGTCGGACGCCGTACTGCCGGCGCGTGGGGTGGCCCTGGTGCAGGGGGACGGCCTATTCGACTTCATGCTGGCCAATTGGGAGGCGCCGCACCGGCTCTATCAGCAGCAGGCCGGTGGCAGCTTTGCCGATCTGGCCCCGCCGGATCTGGCAAGGCCCAGCCGCGCCCGTACCGTCATTGCCGCCGATTTCGACAATGACGGCTATGAAGAGATCTTCATCAATAACATGGGCGAACCCAACCGTCTGTTCGGCTGGCGCGACGATCGCTGGACCGCCATCGATATCGGCGACGCGGCCTTGCCCGCCGGTTTCGGTACCGGGGCCGCTGTGGCCGATCTGGATGGGGACGGGCAGTTGGAACTGCTGGTCGCGCATGGGGAGCAGGCGCCGCAGCCCCTGTCGCTGTTCATCGGGGAACCGCGCGGCAATCACTGGCTACGCGTCCGGCCCCTGACGCTGGCGGGCGCGCCGGCGCGCGGGGCGGTGGTGCGCCTGTGGGCCGGCGACCGCATGCAGATGCGCGCCATCTGCGCCGGCTCCGGCTATCTGTGCCAGATGGAGCCGGTGGCCCATTTCGGCCTGGGGAAGCTGGAGGCGGTGGAGCGGGTGGAGGTGCGCTGGCCCGATGGGGCGGTTCAGCGGATTGAGGGGCCGGGCATCTGCCAGACCCTGGTCATTCCTCATCCGGGTCGTTGA